A genomic region of Oryza glaberrima chromosome 1, OglaRS2, whole genome shotgun sequence contains the following coding sequences:
- the LOC127760027 gene encoding uncharacterized protein LOC127760027: protein MEMYRTMGVSGGSIKFVSINTPATDAAAGKPPGRPCHDATALANTTVAVWTLDQGGLCWKKDVEFRLGNIWSQRDYKQSGLPRMVPVWPFLRPHAHGTLYFLVPKPMTGPSDPQMYHICGLDMCTKKIQLSQYSVRSNILRPAAFPTNAFQHLDESPLATKIA, encoded by the exons ATGGAGATGTACCGGACCATGGGCGTCTCCGGGGGCTCCATCAAGTTTGTCTCTATCAACACTCCGGCTACTGATGCCGCGGCAGGCAAACCGCCGGGCAGGCCCTGTCATGACGCCACTGCATTAGCCAACACAACAGTGGCCGTGTGGACACTGGACCAAGGTGGCCTGTGCTGGAAAAAGGATGTGGAGTTCAGGCTGGGGAACATATGGTCGCAACGGGACTACAAGCAGTCTGGGTTGCCCAGGATGGTACCCGTGTGGCCCTTCCTAAGGCCGCACGCACATGGCACACTCTACTTCCTGGTGCCGAAACCGATGACCGGACCTAGTGACCCCCAAATGTATCACATTTGCGGGCTCGACATGTGCACCAAGAAAATCCAGTTGTCGCAGTACTCCGTCCGCTCCAATATCCTCCGGCCGGCTGCCTTCCCTACCAATGCATTCCAACACCTTGATGAGTCCCCACTAGCTACAAA GATTGCTTGA
- the LOC127757009 gene encoding uncharacterized protein LOC127757009 — translation MADHFALMAGRLLTESTLQSAVQEALAVASVKIVHDQPDLPVHEDVQDGKAKSGVMVECRICQEEGDESYMETPCCCKGSLKYAHHACIQRWCNEKGDTVCEICLQQFTPNYTAPLKLFRHGRNLISFRRSGERSDNVDTDRSQEHFAQTSDQAAGTSSFDSQNSSPKGVFYCRVVAISLMALLVLRDAISLILGDPEVYSIALFTLLMIRTAGIVIPIYIILVSVTTLLHRYRQHQAVQEATDSEPGGGEGLRPMPPPQHVISIQ, via the exons ATGGCGGATCACTTCGCGCTGATGGCTGGTCGGCTGCTCACGGAGTCGACGCTGCAGTCAGCCGTGCAGGAGGCTCTCGCTGTCGCCTCCGTGAAGATAGTTCATGATCAGCCTGATCTTCCCGTTCATGAAGATGTTCAGGATGGAAAGGCGAAGAGCGGTGTCATGGTGGAATGCAGAATCTGCCAGGAGGAAGGTGACGAGTCCTACATGGAGACCCCTTGCTGCTGCAAGGGCAGCCTCAAG TACGCACACCACGCATGCATCCAAAGGTGGTGCAATGAGAAGGGAGACACAGTATGCGAGATATGCTTACAG CAATTCACGCCAAACTACACTGCCCCTTTAAAGTTGTTTCGGCATGGAAGGAACCTAATTAGTTTCAG GAGATCTGGAGAAAGATCAGATAATGTTGATACTGATCGCAGTCAAGAACACTTTGCGCAAACCTCAGATCAAGCTGCCGGTACATCCAGTTTTGACTCTCAGAATTCCAGCCCAAAAGGTGTCTTCTATTGCCGTGTAGTCGCAATATCT CTGATGGCCTTGTTGGTGCTCCGTGATGCGATCTCACTTATCCTCGGCGATCCTGAGGTCTACTCGATAGCACTGTTCACT CTTTTGATGATTAGAACAGCTGGAATTGTCATACCAATATACATCATCTTGGTATCAGTTACCACATTGCTTCATCGATACAGGCAACATCAG GCAGTGCAAGAGGCAACGGATTCAGAacctggaggaggagagggcttGCGGCCGATGCCACCTCCACAGCATGTTATCAGCATCCAGTAG
- the LOC127752779 gene encoding guanine nucleotide-binding protein subunit beta-like protein A: MAGAQESLVLAGVMHGHNDVVTAIATPIDNSPFIVSSSRDKSLLVWDLTNPVQNVGEGAGASEYGVPFRRLTGHSHFVQDVVLSSDGQFALSGSWDGELRLWDLSTGVTTRRFVGHDKDVLSVAFSVDNRQIVSASRDRTIKLWNTLGECKYTIGGDLGGGEGHNGWVSCVRFSPNTFQPTIVSGSWDRTVKVWNLTNCKLRCNLEGHGGYVNAVAVSPDGSLCASGGKDGVTLLWDLAEGKRLYSLDAGSIIHSLCFSPNRYWLCAATQDSIKIWDLESKHIVQDLKPEIPVSKNQMLYCTSLNWSADGSTLYAGYTDGTIRIYKISGFSYAG; this comes from the exons ATGGCCGGCGCGCAGGAGTCTCTGGTGTTGGCCGGCGTGATGCACGGCCACAACGACGTGGTGACGGCCATCGCGACCCCCATCGACAACTCGCCGTtcatcgtctcctcctcccgcgaCAAGTCGCTGCTGGTGTGGGACCTCACCAACCCCGTCCAGAACGTcggcgagggcgccggcgccTCCGAGTACGGCGTGCCCTTCCGCCGCCTCACCGGCCACTCCCACTTCGTCCAGGACGTCGTCCTCAGCTCCGACGGCCAGTTCGCGCTCTCCGGCTCCTGGGACGGCGAGCTCCGCCTCTGGGACCTCTCCACCGGGGTCACCACCCGCCGCTTCGTCGGCCACGACAAGGACGTCCTCTCCGTCGCCTTCTCCGTCGACAACCGCCAGATCGTCTCCGCCTCCCGCGACCGCACCATCAAGCTGTGGAACACCCTCGGCGAGTGCAAGTACACCatcggcggcgacctcggcggcggcgagggccacAACGGGTGGGTCTCCTGCGTCCGCTTCTCCCCCAACACCTTCCAGCCAACCATCGTCTCTGGCTCCTGGGACCGCACCGTCAAGGTGTGGAACCTCACGAACTGCAAGCTGCGCTGCAACCTCGAGGGCCATGGCGGCTACGTCAACGCTGTCGCGGTCAGCCCCGACGGTTCTCTGTGCGCGTCCGGTGGCAAAGATGGCGTTACCCTGCTGTGGGACTTGGCTGAGGGCAAGAGGCTGTACTCGCTTGACGCGGGTTCCATCATTCACTCGCTCTGCTTCTCGCCCAACCGCTACTGGCTCTGCGCGGCGACCCAGGACTCTATCAAGATCTGGGATCTTGAGTCAAAGCACATTGTGCAGGACCTTAAGCCCGAGATCCCTGTCTCCAAGAACCAG ATGCTCTACTGCACAAGCTTGAACTGGAGCGCAGATGGAAGCACCCTCTATGCTGGTTACACAGATGGAACCATCCGGATCTACAAGATCTCAGGTTTCAGCTACGCCGGCTAG